The Desmodus rotundus isolate HL8 chromosome 3, HLdesRot8A.1, whole genome shotgun sequence genome includes a region encoding these proteins:
- the FAM83F gene encoding protein FAM83F, translated as MAESQLSCLDETHVNERVTEAQAAFYYCERRRAALEALLGGGEQAYRERVKKERLRDFLSGQERQALRASWSPYEDPAPAAGPTNRGKSKAKAKAPPQAPAEPGESLAYWPDRSDTEVPPLDLGWTDTGFYRGVSRVTLFTHPPKEEKAPHLKQVVRQMIQQAQKVIAVVMDLFTDGDIFQDIVDAAFKRRVPVYIILDEAGVKCFLEMCQGLELADFRIRNIRVRSVTGVGFYMPMGKIKGTLSSKFLMVDGEKVATGSYRFTWSSSYMDRNLLLLLTGQNVEPFDVEFRELYAISEEVNLYQLLGLAGGAGRMGLNSSTVARKLINPKYALVSGSRHPPGEMMRWAAQRQRAEGANPEGQEEGSRGESARRLETFLNDLFTLEQVLPPVEPIPSGELRRKDGRVVPHLHVDLRPRGELAQNGKGEAANGEATPAKAGKRFSYRVFSRRAKRPAAPNGMSSSLSTETFAEVAFVTGKRPNDSCSTGASGKTSPSPAKTSNCVIS; from the exons ATGGCCGAGTcccagctgagctgcctggacGAGACCCACGTGAACGAGCGGGTGACCGAGGCGCAGGCCGCCTTCTACTACTGCGAACGGCGGCGGGCCGCGCTGGAGGCGCTGCTGGGCGGCGGCGAGCAGGCCTACCGCGAGCGGGTCAAGAAGGAACGGCTGCGGGACTTCTTGTCCGGCCAGGAGCGCCAGGCCCTCCGCGCCTCATGGAGCCCCTACGAGGACCCCGCCCCTGCCGCCGGCCCCACCAACCGAGGCAAAagcaaggccaaggccaaggccccGCCGCAGGCCCCAGCAGAGCCCGGCGAGTCCCTGGCCTACTGGCCCGACCGCTCCGACACCGAGGTGCCCCCGCTGGACCTGGGCTGGACTGACACCGGTTTTTACCGCGGTGTGAGCCGTGTCACCCTCTTCACCCACCCCCCGAAGGAGGAGAAGGCGCCCCACCTCAAGCAGGTGGTCAGGCAGATGATCCAACAGGCCCAGAAG gtCATCGCTGTGGTCATGGACCTCTTCACAGATGGCGATATCTTCCAAGATATTGTGGATGCTGCGTTTAAGCGCCGGGTCCCCGTGTACATCATCCTCGACGAGGCAGGTGTGAAGTGTTTCCTGGAGATGTGTCAGGGCCTAGAGCTCGCCGACTTCCGTATCCGG AACATCCGTGTCCGTTCTGTGACAGGCGTTGGCTTCTACATGCCCATGGGGAAGATCAAGGGGACCTTGTCATCCAAGTTCTTAATGGTAGATGGTGAAAAAGTAGCCACAGGATCTTACAG GTTCACCTGGAGTTCCTCCTACATGGACAGgaaccttctcctcctcctgacGGGGCAGAACGTGGAGCCCTTCGATGTGGAGTTCCGGGAACTGTACGCCATCTCTGAGGAGGTGAACTTGTACCAGCTGCTGGGCCTGGCAGGAGGTGCAGGCAGGATGGGCCTTAACTCCTCCACTGTGGCTCGCAAACTTATCAACCCCAAGTACGCCCTGGTGTCCGGCAGCCGCCACCCACCGGGGGAGATGATGCGCTGGGCTGCCCAGCGGCAGCGGGCGGAGGGCGCCAAcccagaggggcaggaggagggcagcaGAGGCGAGTCAGCCCGGCGGCTGGAGACCTTCCTGAATGACTTGTTCACGCTGGAGCAGGTGCTGCCCCCTGTGGAGCCCATACCCTCGGGAGAGCTGCGTCGGAAGGATGGCAGGGTGGTCCCTCACCTACATGTGGACCTCAGACCCCGAGGGGAGCTCGCCCAAAATGGCAAGGGAGAAGCTGCCAATGGGGAGGCCACCCCAGCCAAGGCGGGCAAGCGCTTTAGCTACAGGGTCTTCAGTCGCCGGGCCAAGAGGCCTGCAGCACCCAACGGCATGTCCAGCTCCCTCTCCACTGAGACCTTTGCTGAAGTGGCGTTTGTGACGGGAAAGAGGCCCAATGACAGCTGCAGTACCGGTGCCTCAG GTAAAACAAGTCCCAGTCCTGCCAAGACCAGCAACTGCGTGATTTCCTGA